CGCGCATTCGCTTCGTCACCTCAGTGGCTGACTACCCGTGTTTATATAGAGGGCGCACCGGACGTCGACGTCAAGGACAAGTACCCTGGCGTGGTCGGTATTTCGATGTGGGACCCTGAGCGCAATCGTTATGAGTTTTTCTATACCGATACCGGGCTGTCGAAATATGAGCAAGGCGGTGGCGGCTATTTCCTGGTAACCGGCGACAAGACAACCCATATCCTCGTGCCCGACAAGGGTCCCGCCCGAACAGTGGT
The genomic region above belongs to Pseudomonas sp. S35 and contains:
- a CDS encoding DUF4822 domain-containing protein — translated: MKKRPVIFASVLLAGLLTSLGSHARAIDAQSDIRAFASSPQWLTTRVYIEGAPDVDVKDKYPGVVGISMWDPERNRYEFFYTDTGLSKYEQGGGGYFLVTGDKTTHILVPDKGPARTVVRRLEVLNNKEFTYSREVPRDMIENNAPVRIYVVHAPYNGNIKTSASH